One window from the genome of Marinobacter sp. LV10R510-11A encodes:
- a CDS encoding NIF family HAD-type phosphatase, which yields MKPLLCLDLEGTLLSNAVSQIPRPGLYLFLEHSAELCDLMIYTSVSEERASAVQKLLVAEHTAPMWFSDLEVIRPAGTLKPKSACGREDAFLLDDQEGVIVPGEEEWWIQIPEYRPPYADDDRALKDALEDIKIRTRLLEPSFRVDLRDL from the coding sequence GTGAAGCCGCTTCTGTGTCTTGATCTTGAAGGGACTTTGCTCAGCAACGCAGTCTCTCAAATTCCTCGCCCTGGTCTTTACCTATTTCTTGAACATTCAGCGGAACTCTGCGATTTGATGATTTACACCAGTGTGAGCGAAGAGCGGGCGTCGGCGGTCCAAAAGCTGCTCGTCGCTGAGCATACAGCACCTATGTGGTTTTCAGATCTCGAAGTTATTCGACCAGCCGGGACGCTGAAACCAAAATCAGCCTGCGGCCGTGAGGATGCTTTTCTCCTCGATGACCAGGAGGGGGTTATTGTCCCTGGGGAAGAAGAATGGTGGATCCAAATTCCGGAATACCGTCCACCGTACGCTGATGATGATCGAGCGCTCAAAGACGCGCTCGAGGATATCAAAATCCGAACTCGCTTATTGGAGCCCAGCTTCCGGGTAGACCTGAGAGACTTGTGA
- a CDS encoding metallophosphatase domain-containing protein, whose product MRLVCISDTHSLHEKILPIPDGDVLVHAGDCTGSGSLPQLDDFTRWLGSQPHSHKILIAGNHDWCFEKYPEWSGEMCEKQGITYLRGEATSIEGLNFYGFPWQPVFRWMAFNAKEGERWGRLKLVPDNTDVLVTHGPALGIFDYIPDLGQHVGCFPLGKKIDQLPQLKAHICGHIHESYGFAVRESDGIKFANASICTERYKPINPPIIIDL is encoded by the coding sequence ATGCGACTTGTCTGCATCTCTGACACACATAGCCTGCACGAAAAGATTCTCCCGATCCCTGATGGGGATGTCTTAGTGCACGCAGGAGACTGCACTGGTTCAGGCTCCCTGCCGCAGCTCGACGACTTCACGCGCTGGCTCGGGTCTCAGCCTCACAGTCACAAAATCCTGATCGCAGGTAATCACGACTGGTGCTTTGAAAAGTATCCCGAGTGGTCCGGGGAGATGTGTGAAAAGCAGGGGATTACCTATCTTCGGGGAGAAGCAACGTCTATTGAGGGGCTGAACTTTTACGGGTTCCCATGGCAGCCAGTCTTCCGATGGATGGCTTTCAACGCAAAAGAGGGAGAGCGCTGGGGCCGTCTCAAGCTTGTCCCGGACAACACAGATGTTCTTGTGACGCACGGACCTGCCCTGGGGATATTTGATTACATCCCGGATCTTGGTCAGCACGTAGGGTGCTTTCCTCTTGGAAAGAAGATTGACCAGCTACCTCAGCTCAAAGCCCACATCTGCGGTCACATCCACGAATCGTACGGCTTCGCCGTTCGCGAAAGTGACGGAATCAAATTCGCTAATGCAAGCATCTGCACTGAGAGATACAAGCCTATCAACCCTCCGATCATCATAGATCTTTGA
- a CDS encoding AcrVA2 family anti-CRISPR protein translates to MIPRALLHLNRISKQQPHVWHNVDSFRQAKGVDLPNWPDWCFMPLAAWVAIASEGAPMGSPAMLRAAGDASRLAAVGTWRYTQGIYRFDEDVAGALADTGIVGDMPTDVLLRLPEWCVYIETPGRKWHGETLHGFWAHVEHDINDSRPELRLLLDTDQGLCPQILHIGSWTVTEAISRWYGEAQNQSAKNGLALPEMDSDFIQASSVAIQPLLALVLYLCSEEPEIEDREHPGELARTPKPKRTKKGWRLFPPSKPRIWYVAESIGERLRREYDSEPTGRTVRPHLRRAHWHGFWSGPREGERKFRCKWLPPTLVAAVENDDLSKLD, encoded by the coding sequence ATGATCCCGCGCGCCCTCCTTCACCTCAACCGCATCTCCAAGCAACAACCTCATGTCTGGCACAATGTAGACTCTTTCCGCCAAGCCAAAGGGGTAGATCTCCCCAACTGGCCGGATTGGTGTTTTATGCCCCTGGCCGCCTGGGTTGCGATAGCTTCCGAGGGTGCCCCAATGGGCAGCCCTGCAATGCTTCGAGCCGCTGGTGATGCGTCAAGGCTGGCCGCTGTCGGCACATGGCGTTACACCCAAGGAATATATCGCTTCGATGAAGACGTGGCGGGAGCGTTGGCGGATACAGGTATAGTTGGTGATATGCCAACAGACGTTCTGTTACGTCTGCCGGAATGGTGTGTCTATATAGAAACTCCGGGACGGAAGTGGCATGGCGAAACTCTACACGGGTTTTGGGCTCATGTTGAGCATGACATTAATGACAGTCGCCCAGAGCTAAGGTTGTTGCTTGATACAGACCAAGGGTTATGTCCTCAAATATTACACATTGGCTCCTGGACGGTCACGGAAGCAATTTCTCGGTGGTACGGCGAGGCCCAAAATCAGTCGGCTAAAAACGGCCTTGCATTGCCTGAAATGGACTCTGATTTTATTCAGGCGTCTAGTGTGGCAATCCAGCCTTTGCTGGCCCTGGTACTTTATTTGTGCAGCGAGGAGCCGGAGATAGAAGACCGTGAGCACCCCGGCGAGCTTGCACGTACGCCTAAGCCCAAACGCACAAAAAAAGGATGGCGGCTTTTCCCGCCATCAAAACCGCGCATTTGGTACGTCGCCGAAAGTATTGGCGAAAGGCTACGCCGTGAATACGACAGTGAGCCTACCGGGCGTACCGTGCGCCCACACCTGCGCCGAGCGCATTGGCACGGTTTCTGGTCAGGCCCACGCGAAGGTGAGCGGAAGTTTCGGTGTAAGTGGCTGCCGCCCACTTTGGTGGCCGCAGTGGAAAATGATGACTTATCTAAGCTCGACTGA